The Natator depressus isolate rNatDep1 chromosome 25, rNatDep2.hap1, whole genome shotgun sequence genome includes the window TGCACCCTGGAGAACAAGCAGTGAGCTGGGAGAGGTTGGCGGCTCAGTGGGATTTCCCACCAGATCCACCCACTCAAGAGAGAGTCTCACTGAATATCAGCGAGGCCTTGAGGGAGGACAGAGCTCTCTGAGATTTGCATGCGTGCagcaaagggaggaggaggaggattgctGGTCTGAGTTTTGCCCACCACCCTGATAAGAGAGAATCACACAATAAGGCAGAAGGTAAAGGGTGGGAAGGGTGAATGGGGTAATTGGCGCGTGGGCTTCGGTGGGGCTACAATTGGCCTTGCTCAGTAAGCAGCCAACAACTGCACATGGGCGAGTCTGAAACACGAGGCTAGCGCTGTGCGTCTAGCTGGAGCGTTGAATGCAGCCCCCGCAGCTGAGCCCAGCATCCCACAAAGcctggggaagggaaagaggcaTTTGTGGGTCTTTCCTTAACGTTCCTAGCTCATGGGTGTGACTCTCACATTTGGCTGCAGCGTCCGTGAGCTCATAATGCTGTACCAACCGCCACTGCTTAATATTCTGTCGCGACACCAACAGCTGCTtaaggggaagggagaaaattCAGAGCTGTAATGGGACAGAATCCTTTCCCTGTGTCTGAGACCAAAGGCCTCAGCGGGAGAGGAGATGACgtttgctgctgctgagcttCCTTGCGTCACCCGGGTGGAGAGCGAGGTGCTGCAGTGACTCACCACACTCACAGCTGGCTCCCATTTGCAAAGCACAGGGCTGTCGACAGAACGGAAGGGCTGCTGAACTCCACGCTGAGTGAGCTGTGTgcgcagccctgctggaagacaaGTCCAAAGCTCTTAACATTGGGGGCAGGCGGGGTATGTGCAGATCCCTTTTCTTGTTGAAGACGGGTTAAAAACAGGTCAACTGAGCGACGGTTAGAGGAAAagaagtggggggaaaggagcccCAGGGGGCTGCTGAGTCTCCTCACCTCCTGGCAGGATCCCAGAcaccttggggggaagggagcgggggtgggaggagtgcCACACCACAAGGCTCCAGTACTCAATGCTCAGCTTCCTTCACAACTTCTGGATCTTCTCTGCCACAATAATGGGGTTCTCCTTGCGGATCTTCTCAGCTGCCTCCGCCTTGTAGTCATACGGGCAGCTGTGCATGTCAGAGTACCGGTGGATGGCACAGAACAGGTTCCCGCAGCGGCAGTCGAAACCTGGATAGGTGAATTCCAGAGAGACAAAGCAGAGTTAATCATTAACCATCAGGGCGGTGAGGTGACAAAAATAGGGCGAGAGGGTTGGCTCTTAGCACACATTGACACCCCATTTATGCCTAAAAAAAGGTCAGAGTAGGCACCTAGCTGCCTGCGAGTCCCCCGTGGATCCCCCCGGTTATCCAGGGCAGCTCAGCTGCCACCACGGGGCAGTGACTCGGCCATCACGTCATTTGGTTTCCTGTGACTGGGCCAGCTGTCCTGAACGGTGGGAAAAGGTTTTTAACAGGGCCTACTGCCCCTGCGCTCCCACATTCTCTGGAGATGAGGAGGGCTAGTGAACCAATCAGAAGCCAAGGTTGGAGGTCACAGCACGTCAACAGGCTTCCAGTAAAGATCAGGCTTCCTGTTCTCAAATTTCCGCTGACCGGGAGTCAGCTCTTTTGTGCCCTGATGGCAGGAGGAGTGGCTCAAAGTACAGTGTGCCATGTTAGATTTACAGCACAACCCATTCAAAGGGCAGGCCgaaggcagcagcagcactgaaagcGTTTGAATAACCAAAGATAACAGACTATGGGGAAATGACCCTGTTTCAGACACCAGTTTGCTGAAGCTCAGATAATTGAGGTTGTGCTGTATTTTGATGGATCTCGCTAGATACTAGGTAACAGACTGGTTACTCCTTGGACATTTTAGGTCTCCTTTATCCACAGAACCGTGCTAGCTACAACCATGTCCAAATCTGATCATTGGTCCCCTGGGAAATTTTCCAGAGAACTGGGTTTTATGGCTAATATCTCTGGTGCCTTTGGATGGAGTCAACTACACACATGAACTACTCAGCTACCTAAGCCTCGGAAGTCTGTCATTTAATCATTTAGTTTAGCTCTCAGACAATGTTTTCCAAAGATGTTTTAACCGGTACCATGATCCCAGTGTTCTAGACTGGGGAGtccaggcacagagcagggaagtaaTCTGCTCCAGTTCAGCAGCCGAGCAAAACCCCGGTCTCCTAGCTTGAGGCCAGCACTTCAACCACCGGACAATGCTGCAGCCGGGAGCACCTTTCTGGAAGCAACATGCTGTGGAACAATTTCCAAGATGCCGGCGTGATGTATGAATTTATCCCCACCTGAGAATCCAAGGACACAGGTACTGACCTGGCTTCTCCCGATACACAGAATTCCTGTGAGCTACCCAATATTCCCataagaggggggtgggggtggtgggtgtcggggggggggggggggaagagggagttgGGGTTGACCTTTAAACATGCTAGTTAAGAAAGCAGCTTCCCTTCCAGCAGGGCATCCCAATCTGGAGAGCCTGCACAAAGAGTATATTTCCCCTCCTCTGGGTACCCGGAAGTGGACATGCTAATAAGATTTATATGATAGCGCTCAAAGGCTGCAAATCGAGATGAGGGCTtcgttgtgccaggcactgcagaaACACCTCGGGCTTATCTCGCGCATGGGACCTTAATGCCGGTTAAAGCAAAGGCTCATGTGTAAATTTCATGTTGCTTATCACAATCTATAACTAGGTTAAAGAGGAGAGAGCTCTGCTCAAACAGCGTGACCTCTGCAGCTCTGGGGTTCACTTTTTCCAGGGAAAGATTAAATGGTGGAGTAATTTGAGGGGACTACTGTTTTTGATAAGGAAACTCAGCCAAGTTAATTGCTTAGTGCATTCTCTTGCCTGTAACATCTTACAGGACCTGATTAATGCTGCTTACCTAGAACAACCCTGTTACCTTTTCACCATTAAGCTCCAAGGGGTCATAACAAATAGCTTGATCTTGCTTTCATCGAACAGTCAGAGTCCGATTGATTTTCAGAGgcaggcaggggtttggggggcagatTCTCAAGTGCTCATTCCTGGCCTAACTTTGCCCGTTACTCTCAGTAGGGATTTGACCGCTGACTTCCACAGAGCGAGGCCGACAccgagtgcttttgaaaaacccaGCCTAGAGCGTCGGTCCCATGTTACGCTGATCATGGTTATTATGGTGGTGGCTAAGGACCAACCAAAAAGGGAGCCCCATTGAACTAAGCACTATAGAAACCCAGAGTAGCAGACAGTCCCTGGGGTATGTCGGGAGTCACTGGTAGATAGGACCCTAGTCTGCAACAAAAGGCTGACTATACCTGGGCTGAAGGGTAGAGGGCCCAGCCAGCTGGCAAGTCAAGTTCCCTCTTTCCAAGGAAcagctgtatatatatatataagtgaaCAGAGTGCTAGGGAACAGTGCaggattgacagccctggggaGTGAAGAACCGGTACCAGCAGGGCAAGccctcccttctcctgcccctctgACAATGTCTCTCACTGGACCTCAGACTCCTAGACTttacggccagaagggaccatcatgatcatctcctgcacatcgcaggctgcaggaacctcacccacccactcctgtaatagacccctgaCCTCTGGGTGAGTTACTCACGTCCTTGTTTAAACCTttaagtgacccctgccccatgctgcagaagaaggcgaaaCCCccgccagggtctctgccaaactgatctgggggaaaattcctgcctgaccccaaatatggcaatcagttagacccagagcatgtgggtaagccccagcagccagacacctgagcaaggattctctgtagtaactcagagccctccccaccagCGTCCCGTCACCGGCCGCTGGAGagatttgctgctagcagttgctgatcggctacatgccattgtaggcagtctcatcacaccatcccctccagAGACTtagcaagctcagtcttgaagccagctAAGATTTTTTTTGCCCCCATCAttccccttggaagactgttccagaccTGGACTGCCAGTGAATGAATTCCAAACATCCCTATTGCAAAATGAATATGTAGATACATTCTTAGATTACCCAGGCTTCCCTATAGCCAGTCTTAACTGAGCTCAGCTTGTGCCCGGGCCTTATCTGTCCGTAGCGACATCCACAAGCTGCAAGAGGCTCACATTTCCTCAGTGGCCTCTCAGCATTAGGCAGAAAGTACAAAGGgcttaaaaaaatccacacacgTACTCGCCGCCTCCTCTGGTATGCCAGGGTCTAGCGCATCACTTTAGCTTTCCAGTGAATAAAAAGACCAAGATTTTCAGGAGTGACTTAAGATTTCAGGTACCTTCAACTTGCGAGatcttaaaagggcctgattttcagagggtgggtacTTTCTGAAGATCAGACCCTtttaagatgtctcaaattgGGGACCCAACTACCGAGACACCCACAATCACCAGCTGTCTTCCGAACTCTGCAGACAGCCAGCTCCTTTGCCTTTTCTTCTGCACGAGGCTTTGCCGAGCAGCAGCTGAGCGAAACTGAGAGACGCGGCTCAGTTTGCTATTGgactgctcagagcagcaagGAAACAGACGAGAATTGCGTCTCTGCCACTGCTTGGGAAAGCTAAGGCTATGGGTTCAGTTTTGTTCAAAGGACAGCATCCCACCGACCAATTCACCCACATTTCTTGTGATGCCAACACATCCCTTGGAAATTTCACCTCCAAACACTGATCCACCCCAACTCTGCTTATCTTGTGAAATCAGAGAGGATCACAGAACCAGGAGATATGGATGTATGCTTATGAAACCTTACAATAATGTCTGAAAACAGATACCACCTCAGGGATTCAAAAATCTGCTTTCCCTAAAGCAGGCAGATACCGTTCTTGGCCAGAGGCCACTTTCCCCATTGCGTCTTACCAGTTAGTCCAATCTTCTTCCGGCAAGTGAAACAGCGATTCTTTTTCGGTTTGGGTTTTTCTGAAGTCTTCTCACCCTCAGCAGAGTTCTGGGATATTTCAAGGAGGGTCTCTGGAACAAAGAGAGGAGGGGAGAATTTCCTTACCTTCCTTCCACACCAGAGAACATTTCTATGTATTGTTTTTGTTACactagcacctagaggccctaaTGGAGATTGGGACTAGGAGCTGTACATACGTACAGCGAGAGAAaatacctgccccaaagagcttatcatCTAGACATTATCTCCGTTTTACGGATGGAGAATCAAGGCAAAGAGATCACATGACTTGTCTGAGATCCatatctcccaagtcccagttcaGGGCTTTAGCTTagctaaataaataatgaatgttCACACTTACATAGCGTGTTTCATCTGTaggtctcatagaatcatagaatatcagggttggaagggacctcaggaggtatctagtccaaccccttgctcaaagcaggaccaaccccaactaaatcatcccagccagggctttgtcaagatgggccttaaaaacctctaaggaaggagattccaccatctccctagggaacccattccagtgcttcaccaccctcctagtgaaataaaaTGCTTTATGCAGGTAAGTAAGCACCACTATCCCTACTCTACCTGTGGGAACCCTGAGGCTctaagggccaggttttcaaaggtatttaggtgccttgtTGGActtccaaaagcacctaagcaggctGGCACCTGTCTCCCGTTGAGATCCATGGGAGTTCGGCGCCTAACCAGCCTAGGCACTTTGGAAACTCCCAcgaggcacctatctgcatctttaggtgacTACACACCTTAGAAAGTCTAGCCCTTGAAGacaaaggctacatctacaccGTAGCCAGGGGTGTGATCTGTGGATTGTGCAGATGTACCCATGCTAGCCGTAACCTTGTTAGCTCACTGAAAACAGCCAGGAGGATGCAGTGGAGTGAACTTCAGTGCAGGCAGGACAAGCGAGCACACACCCCGAAGGGTAAGGAGGACTTGtgcagcccatgctgccacatcCTCAAGGCTGTTTTTATCAAGCTAGCTAGAGCGCAGCTAGTGCAGGTACGTCTACATGAATGAGGCGCATCGcatcccacacacccctcccccccgctgcaGTGCAGACCTACCTCCAACAGTGTCTTGCTGTGATGACCACGCAATGAGTCAGTGGCCAGGAagagaagccaggtctcccaactccctgcccactGCCTTTTCCACCAGACTAGGCTACCTCTGTCTTTGCGCCGCTTGCCagaaaccacccccacccccacccccaccctagcCTAACCTACTCTTCCCACGTTCTTGCCCTGTGCCCGAAAGAAAAGTTGTCACTATATTGAGCCAATGGTTGAATCCGGCAGCAGGATCTGCTTCCTTTAATGGCCACCAacactccattttttaaaaaaagtttgcacAGGAACAAACAGGTGGTGTGGGTTAAATAACCATGGCTTCGGACTGGAGGAGAGCATCTCCATGGCAGTGTGTGGCACTGTTAGGGCTCCAAACCAATTGTAACTGATCAGAAAGAAGCCGTTCCCTACTTAGCACTGACTCTTGCCTGCCTCACAGAGATGTTTGTAAAGTGGAGAAGTGCGGGTTTGAACATTACCGATCTGTGAAATGGCTAAGTGAGGAACGCAACCGCTCAGTGACTCGCCTGTGGTCACAGAGTGAGTCACCAGGATAGccggaaatagaacccaggagtcctattTCCTAGTCCTCTGCCATTAACCTGCACTGGATCGATCACCACTCATCCCTCGAGAGAGATGGCACGGAACTCAGCATGCAACCACAGAGAGGGGCACACCCAGCAGTGGGTTGCTTCCAGGTGTTCTGACATTTAAAAAGACAGAAATCATGGAAGATTATCTGGCCGCCAGGTATTTGAAGGTTGGTGGCTAGACAGTTCTCAGCCCACAGAGTGATCTATTAGGCCTCGACCTCAGGCAATGAGGAAAAGCCTTTCCAACCCTTTCCCCTAGATCTTAGCTACAGATCGTACATGTGTGACTCCTCCCTGTGTTCCTGGCTACTATTTTATTTGCTGCTTAAAACTGGATTGTCATTTATACTCGTGCCAAGTCTTAATCAGCTGACTACCTGATGAGGAAGATGCTGATGAGGTTTCTTCTGTGCTAATGTACCCGACCGTCTCGCTGCTGGTTTCCTCTCTGGATATGCTCATGGCCGTCATCTGATGGGTCACAGGAGTCTGAGTGCTGGGAGCATtcacaacaacaaacaaaccacagggcaaacagaaatattttcctcTGATGAGCAGTTATGTGAGAGGCATCTTCAGCTCACAAAATTAACTTCATTACATTCACAGAAAGCGCAGCGGCACGGTAGGTCAATCATTTAACCTTTCTTCtctggagacttgggttcaagtttCTCTTAGGACTCAAATGGAATGAATTTGTGATGATCTCAGCCTCCCCCCTAATCCCAAGGCCATGGACAGGATTCACAGTCCACAGAGAGAGGTCCAGGACTGGAACAGCTACTGGTGAGGATTGTACAGCTATGGCAAAGCTGAGTGAGAACAGCAGGGGTGGTGTGAGAGATGAAGCAGCTGGGACAGACCAATGGGATTTGAATACAGCGGGTTTTGGGATTCTGCCTAGGGTGCACAGGCAGAGCTGTGTGCATAGAAACGGGCATGGTATTTTGATGTACTACAACTTAGTATTCTAGGTCAGAAATCCACCTGATTCTTCTCCCTTGAAGAGTCTAAGCCCTGGATGTTTTTCCTTCATTTATTAAATTCTGTTTCAGACACATCTGTATCATTGGTTTTGAATTTAATACTATCTGGAGCCTTTGAAAGCTATGAGCAGAATTCAACCCTGGGTTAACAGCCATCAATGGAATTACAGTGGGGATGGATTTGATCTGGTGGGTTTTTTATTCCCTCTAGAAAAGAGGCAAGGCCGGTttctctctttcatcaacagCCCCTTCCAAATGAGGAGCTGGGCTGGCCTCCCCTGCATTCAGCCGCTGAAGTGAACACACCCAGGCAGTCAGCTCCCTCAATCAAGTTAAGGACAGAACTCTGCTGAACTTTACAGCAATGAACTGGAGACAATAGGTCTGATTCTCCTATGTCTCATTCCAGCCCTCCAGGGGTTTTCTAGAACACACATCACCCCTGTATCCAGGTGCTGCACTGGTACATTAGCCACACATAGGGAGCTCTATTGTGGACTTCCCGAAGTATTGTGTTCCTCTCATTCACAACATTTTTACACCAatatagttccactgacttcaatggaattactctttACACCAgcctgagaggagaatcaggccctgtggctTGTCTGTACAGACAGGATGCTCCTCTGAAATGAAGCAGGCGGAGAGGAAAAGGATCAGACAGGGTTAACCTCAGCAAAGCTCCAAGCAGCATGGAGGTGGAAGGATACTCACAGGTGcctttcatacctggccccataTGTCAGCTAGTCACCTTTGGGGCATTAGAAGCTTGGAGGCTGGCCCTGGTGTCTGGGAGGTGAACAGTCAGTGATCTCTTTAGACCCAGACTGTTTTAGAAAAGCTAATCAGCTGTAAGGGAGAGAATAAAAACCTCTCTCCTGGTCCCACAGCTATTGCTGGTAGATCCGCAGAGAGTTTCTTGCCCCTACCTGGTTTTCACATCTTCAGGCGTCAGGTCTCCCTCTGTGCCCTGCCCTGGGATGGAATCTGAAGCCGCAGGGCTGTTGCTGGGACCATTTGCTGCTAAGACAAAACCCCACATTCTCAGTGAACAATAAGAAATATCAGCAAGCTCCACAGGCGTTAACCAATAGCCAAGGGACAGCAGGCAAGGCTCAGGAATGAATTCCTGATTCACCTGGTGTCCTTCAGACTCAGGATCACAAAACCCTTCTCACCAACTCAAGCGGTTTTTTCCACAAGAGCCAAAGGGATCATCCACGGAGGTTTCAGCTGCTCCTGAGGCTTTGATGGATGATGAGGAGAACCTACCCCCAAAGGCTCagagtgctgagcatcctcaactcccattggcttcaatggaaggcTGCATAGCtccctgcaggatcaggcttctTTGAGAGTTCCCCTCTCAGTTTCTTGGTACTGAGAAACCAACCTGCCCCATTCTCCACCTcaagacacacataccctttgaaAGGCCCTTAAAGGGACGCTGCAGGCGCCTACGTTATCTTGAACCCAAATGTTATTTTGCCACTGCTTAAAGCCAAAGGAccagattcccagctgctgtCAATCAGTGTTGCTTCATTGGCTACAACAG containing:
- the LOC141977661 gene encoding AN1-type zinc finger protein 5-like isoform X2 → MAQETNQTQVPMLCTTGCGFYGSPRTNGMCSVCYKEYLQRQQSSGRISPPANGPSNSPAASDSIPGQGTEGDLTPEDVKTSTQTPVTHQMTAMSISREETSSETVGYISTEETSSASSSSETLLEISQNSAEGEKTSEKPKPKKNRCFTCRKKIGLTGFDCRCGNLFCAIHRYSDMHSCPYDYKAEAAEKIRKENPIIVAEKIQKL
- the LOC141977661 gene encoding AN1-type zinc finger protein 5-like isoform X1, with the translated sequence MAQETNQTQVPMLCTTGCGFYGSPRTNGMCSVCYKEYLQRQQSSGRISPPAANGPSNSPAASDSIPGQGTEGDLTPEDVKTSTQTPVTHQMTAMSISREETSSETVGYISTEETSSASSSSETLLEISQNSAEGEKTSEKPKPKKNRCFTCRKKIGLTGFDCRCGNLFCAIHRYSDMHSCPYDYKAEAAEKIRKENPIIVAEKIQKL